Proteins from a genomic interval of Euwallacea fornicatus isolate EFF26 chromosome 39, ASM4011564v1, whole genome shotgun sequence:
- the Hao gene encoding 2-Hydroxyacid oxidase 1: MDELVCVKDFEDLAYKLLPRNTLDYYRSGAGRQETLANNRNAFSKYKIRPRCLRNVAKRDVSTTILGEKISMPVGISPTAMQRMAHPEGECANARAAEHMGTIYTLSTIATSSIEEVAAAAPRAIKWFQLYIYNDRNVTINLVRRAEKADFKALVLTVDTPFFGLRLADMRNRFKLPPYLRLANFDGQNSTQVNIKGKNTESALNNLGNLFDASVEWADIEWLKSITHLPIILKGILTAEDAARAVDVGAAGILVSNHGARQVDGWPASIEALPEIVDTVGDILEIYVDGGITDGTDVFKALALGARMVFMGRPALWGLACGGEDGVKKILSILKTDFEYTMAISGCANVNEINRSMVVHESYYSKL; encoded by the exons ATGGATGAACTGGTTTGTGTGAAGGACTTCGAGGATTTGGCATACAAGCTACTACCAAGGAATACTCTGGATTATTACAGGAGCGGAGCGGGAAGGCAGGAGACTTTAGCAAATAATAGAAATGCGTTTTCCAA GTATAAAATTCGACCAAGATGTTTACGAAATGTGGCCAAGAGAGACGTCTCAACTACAATTCTAggagaaaaaatatctatGCCTGTGGGGATTTCTCCAACTGCCATGCAAAGAATGGCTCATCCAGAGGGAGAGTGTGCCAATGCACGAG CTGCAGAGCACATGGGTACAATTTACACTTTAAGCACAATCGCCACTAGCAGCATAGAAGAAGTCGCGGCTGCGGCGCCGAGAGCCATCAAATGGTTTCAACTGTACATTTACAATGACAG AAATGTGACTATAAACCTGGTGAGAAGGGCAGAGAAGGCGGATTTTAAAGCTCTGGTGCTCACTGTTGATACACCATTTTTCGGTCTTAGATTGGCCGACATGCGCAATCGATTCAAGTTGCCCCCATACCTCAG GTTGGCCAACTTTGACGGTCAAAACTCTACTCAAGTGAACATTAAAGGCAAAAACACCGAATCGGCTCTTAATAATCTGGGAAACTTATTCGATGCTTCCGTCGAATGGGCTGATATCGAGTGGCTGAAATCCATTACTCATCTCCCTATAATACTGAAAGGTATCTTAACTGCCGAAGACGCTGCACGAGCCGTTGATGTAGGTGCAGCTGGAATCTTGGTATCCAACCATGGAGCCAGGCAGGTCGATGGTTGGCCTGCATCG ATCGAGGCTCTTCCAGAAATTGTTGACACTGTAGGTGATATCTTGGAGATTTACGTGGATGGCGGGATCACAGATGGGACTGATGTTTTCAAAGCTTTGGCACTAGGAGCGAGAATGGTTTTTATGGGTCGACCAGCGCTCTGGGGACTGGCGTGCGGCGGCGAGGACGGAGTCAAGAAGATACTGAGTATTCTCAAGACTGATTTTGAATACACCATGGCCATTTCAG gatGTGCCAATGTAAACGAGATTAATCGTTCCATGGTGGTACACGAGTCTTATTATTCCAAGCTGTAA
- the LOC136349653 gene encoding isocitrate dehydrogenase [NADP], mitochondrial-like has translation MAGTLTKLCKHSNQLVSNYGPLCQAASASVVQTKNYSNEKRVVAKNPVVEMDGDEMTRIIWEKIKESLIFPYLKVECLYYDLGLPYRDQTNDQVTIDAANAILKHNVGIKCATITPDEARVKEFNLKKMWLSPNGTIRNILGGTVFREPILCKNIPKLVPGWTQPICIGRHAHGDQYKAQDLVIKTPGKVEIVYTPDSGEKVTVELYRYKGPGVALAMYNTDESIRGFAKSSFQIALAKGWPLYLSTKNTILKKYDGRFKDIFQEIYDREYKSQFEAKKIWYEHRLIDDQVAQALKSSGGFVWACKNYDGDVQSDIVAQGYGSLGMMTSVLMCPDGKTIESEAAHGTVTRHYRQHQQGKPTSTNPIASIFAWTRGLEHRGKLDGTPDVIKFAQNLEKACVQTVESGKYTKDLAASIAGGFDKVTDGMYLNTQDFLDAISDQLKRTV, from the exons ATGGCCGGAACTCTGACTAAACTCTGCAAACATTCCAATCAGCTGGTGTCGAACTACGGGCCCCTGTGCCAGGCTGCGTCGGCGTCTGTGGTCCAGACCAAAAATT ACTCAAATGAGAAAAGGGTCGTCGCCAAAAACCCCGTCGTTGAGATGGATGGGGACGAAATGACCAGAATCATCTGGGAGAAAATCAAGGAATCACTCATCTTCCCTTACCTCAAAGTGGAGTGTCTTTACTATGACTTGGGATTACCCTACAG AGATCAAACGAACGACCAGGTGACCATAGACGCAGCTAACGCAATTCTAAAACACAACGTCGGGATTAAGTGTGCAACAATAACCCCGGACGAAGCTAGAGTAAAAG AGTTCAACCTGAAAAAAATGTGGCTTTCGCCGAATGGGACGATCAGAAACATCCTGGGTGGTACTGTATTCAGAGAACCCATCCTCTGCAAAAACATTCCAAAATTGGTCCCCGGCTGGACACAGCCCATTTGCATCGGTCGTCACGCTCACGGGGACCAGTATAAGGCTCAAGATCTCGTGATTAAGACCCCCGGAAAGGTGGAAATCGTTTATACTCCTGACAGTGGCGAGAAAGTTACTGTGGAGTTGTACCGTTACAAAGGACCTGGCGTGGCATTGGCCATGTACAACACTGATGAAAGTATTAGAGGCTTTGCCAAGTCATCGTTCCAGATAGCTCTGGCCAAAGGATGGCCTTtgtatttgagcacaaaaaataccattttgaaaaagtacGATGGGCGTTTTAAGGATATTTTCCAGGAAATCTATGACAG agAGTACAAGTCGCAATTTGAAGCCAAGAAGATTTGGTATGAGCATAGGCTCATCGATGACCAAGTGGCACAGGCTCTAAAATCATCAG GTGGTTTTGTGTGGGCCTGTAAAAATTATGATGGTGACGTACAGTCGGATATAGTAGCGCAAGGGTACGGTTCTCTAGGTATGATGACGTCAGTGTTGATGTGTCCTGATGGGAAGACAATCGAGTCTGAGGCCGCCCACGGAACTGTCACACGTCATTACAG GCAACACCAACAAGGTAAACCAACCTCAACCAACCCCATTGCGTCCATATTCGCGTGGACTCGGGGCTTAGAGCACAGAGGGAAATTAGATGGCACTCCAGACGTGATTAAGTTTGCTCAAAACTTGGAGAAAGCTTGCGTCCAAACTGTGGAATCTGGAAAATATACTAAAGATTTAGCAGCATCTATTGCCGGAGGGTTTGATAAGGTTACTGACGGAATGTATTTGAACACTCAAGACTTCTTGGATGCCATCAGTGACCAACTAAAGAGAACTGTTTAG